Proteins encoded together in one Procambarus clarkii isolate CNS0578487 chromosome 11, FALCON_Pclarkii_2.0, whole genome shotgun sequence window:
- the LOC123758295 gene encoding probable basic-leucine zipper transcription factor I — translation MRCDIRMCTSFVTGALAATTVTLILVRVFPGTYVVLPCEPTVASRPGVVVDEYQDRLDPASRQYQDRLDPASRQYQDRLDPASRQYQDRLDPASRQYQDRLDPASRQYQDRLDPASRQYQDRLDPASRQYQDRLDPASRQYQDVPALHFELGSPRHREPGPQHSYPRTKPSELGKSHDAGPWQMEVGPVDLSHSERKSRFSTLPDGLQQQLQQLLLREQERRGTPGTKQLNPQQHQNMHQEHNIQQQQKIIAEFTKNWQPQEKTIQDLNHPKKIQQQIHQQQQLQILQVQK, via the exons atGCGGTGCGACATCCGTATGTGTACATCATTCGTGACGGGCGCCCTGgctgccaccaccgtcaccctcaTCCT CGTGCGTGTATTCCCTGGAACATACGTGGTGCTGCCGTGCGAGCCGACCGTCGCCAGCAGGCCGGGGGTGGTCGTCGACGAGTACCAGGACCGCCTCGACCCGGCGTCGCGGCAGTACCAGGACCGCCTCGACCCGGCGTCGCGGCAGTACCAGGACCGCCTCGACCCGGCGTCGCGGCAGTACCAGGACCGCCTCGACCCGGCGTCGCGGCAGTACCAGGACCGCCTCGACCCGGCGTCGCGGCAGTACCAGGACCGCCTCGACCCGGCGTCGCGGCAGTACCAGGACCGCCTCGACCCGGCGTCGCGGCAGTACCAGGACCGCCTCGACCCGGCGTCGCGGCAGTACCAGGACGTCCCGGCTCTTCATTTTGAACTGGGTTCTCCCAGGCACCGGGAGCCTGGTCCCCAGCACTCTTATCCCAGGACCAAACCCAGCGAGCTAGGGAAGAGCCACGACGCGGGGCCCTGGCAAATGGAGGTTGGGCCTGTCGACCTGTCGCACTCTGAGAGGAAAAGCAGGTTTTCCACTCTGCCGGACGGTCTTCAGCAGCAGCTACAGCAGCTGCTGTTGAGAGAACAGGAGAGAAGGGGCACACCTGGCACTAAGCAACTTAATCCTCAACAACACCAGAACATGCATCAGGAACACAACATTCAGCAACAACAGAAGATAATTGCAGAATTTACAAAGAACTGGCAACCACAGGAGAAAACAATACAAGACCTCAACCATCCGAAGAAAATTCAACAGCaaatacatcaacaacaacaattacaaaTTCTACAAGTGCAGAAATAG